Proteins co-encoded in one Nematostella vectensis chromosome 15, jaNemVect1.1, whole genome shotgun sequence genomic window:
- the LOC5509867 gene encoding tetraspanin-5 gives MPKEHTEVSCCVKYLLFFFNVFFWLVGCLLVSVGLYARFEKTAYQEFFSDILTDPAFALIIVGGIMFILGFSGCIGALRENICLLKFFSVVLAIIFFLQLALGVFVFVFQDKVEAVIVEKLQTAVTKYRDNADLQNLIDGVQQEFKCCGAKGINDWDKNIYFNCSSPGSEACGVPYSCCIKDTINRQCGYGIRKSGTPTSDQSKIIFIGGCVNAVKDWFKSNMIIIGGAAVGIALLQIMGICFANSLISDIKMQKARWNRDYPSRY, from the exons TTGGTGGGGTGTCTCCTTGTTTCTGTGGGCCTGTACGCAAGGTTTGAGAAGACTGCATACCAAGAATTCTTCAGTGACATACTCACAGATCCAGCGTTTGCTCTTATAATCGTTGGTGGGATCATGTTTATCCTAGGCTTCAGTGGCTGTATTGGTGCTTTGCGGGAAAATATTTGCCTACTGAAATTT TTTTCTGTGGTGCTTGCTATCATTTTCTTCCTTCAACTGGCCCTGGGAGTATTTGTCTTTGTCTTTCAAGATAAG GTAGAGGCAGTAATTGTGGAGAAACTGCAGACAGCGGTTACGAAATACAGAGACAATGCTGATCTGCAGAATCTAATTGATGGCGTTCAACAGGAG ttcaagTGCTGTGGAGCCAAGGGGATCAATGATTGGGATAAGAACATCTACTTTAACTGCTCCTCACCAGGCTCAGAGGCTTGTGGCGTACCATACTCTTGCTGCATCAAG GACACAATAAACAGACAATGTGGTTATGGAATCAGAAAGTCAGGAACACCA ACATCTGACCAAAGCAAGATCATATTCATTGGGGGCTGTGTGAATGCTGTTAAAGACTGGTTCAAGTCAAACATGATTATAATTGGTGGAGCTGCTGTCGGCATTGCCTTATTGCAG ATTATGGGGATTTGCTTTGCCAACAGTCTGATTTCAGATATAAAAATGCAGAAAGCACGATGGAACAGAGACTATCCAAGCCGCTACTAA